The Niallia alba genome includes a window with the following:
- a CDS encoding DUF6944 family repetitive protein, which yields MPNPTPLNPEVVKLDALGSVVQSIGAAIEVAGVVFEENGSLYENKAFGNLLISIGTLIDAIAIITPEEKEKQRRILLATGGWIEFTGSVIEAYAVIQNINEKKATKNKYNYRKGD from the coding sequence ATACCTAATCCTACTCCGCTTAATCCTGAGGTTGTAAAGTTAGATGCATTAGGAAGTGTTGTTCAATCAATAGGTGCTGCAATTGAAGTCGCTGGTGTTGTGTTTGAGGAAAATGGAAGTTTATATGAAAACAAAGCTTTTGGAAATCTCCTAATTTCTATCGGTACACTAATTGATGCCATTGCTATTATAACCCCTGAAGAGAAAGAAAAACAAAGAAGAATATTACTTGCAACAGGGGGATGGATTGAGTTTACTGGTTCTGTTATAGAGGCATATGCGGTAATTCAAAATATTAATGAAAAAAAAGCTACTAAAAATAAATACAATTATAGAAAAGGTGATTAA